One genomic region from Anopheles bellator chromosome 2, idAnoBellAS_SP24_06.2, whole genome shotgun sequence encodes:
- the LOC131210282 gene encoding gustatory and odorant receptor 22, with the protein MCLVCLEIKRRKTNCSSFVLHPDKFHHCRRVEHDPNGHTMIHSQMEDAQYEIRQQVLNPNQRQQLEDRRRIKEQTDLLAQDNESPTHLYGRRRKINTDVNLLDKHDSFYHTTKSLLVLFQIMGVMPIMRSPPNVDMPRTTFTWCSKAFLWAYLIYACETIVVLVVAHERINKFISTSDKRFDEVIYNIIFMSILVPHFLLPVASWRNGSEVAKFKNMWTDYQYKYLIVTGKPIVFPKLYPITWALCIFSWTLSFIIILSQYYLQPDFQFTHTFAYFHIVAMLNGFCSLWFVNCTAFGTASKAFAKELTDVLTTQRPAAKLTEYRHLWVDLSHMMQQLGKAYSNMYGIYCLVIFFTTIIATYGALSEIIEHGATYKEVGLFVIVFYCMSLLFIICNEAHHASKRVGLNFQERLLNVNLTAVDKATQKEVEMFLVAIDKNPPTMNLDGYANINRGLITSNISFMATYLVVLMQFKLTLLRQSAKNAFISSLKAIFDDSDIPVCDEFFEEEAASEDGT; encoded by the exons ATGTGCTTAGTTTGTTTGGAGataaagcgaagaaaaacgaactgCTCTAGTTTTGTTCTTCACCCGGATAAGTTTCATCATTGCCGGAGGGTGGAACACGACCCTAACGGACACACCATGATTCACTCGCAGATGGAAGATGCTCAGTACGAGATCCGCCAGCAAGTGCTGAATCCTAACCAGCGTCAGCAGCTAGAAGATAGACGCCGTATCAAGGAGCAAACGGATCTGTTGGCGCAGGACAACGAATCACCGACGCACCTGTACGGACGAAGACGAAAAATCAACACGGATGTGAATCTACTGGACAAGCATGATTCGTTTTACCATACCACCAAAAGCCTTCTGGTGCTGTTTCAAATTATGGGCGTCATGCCGATCATGCGAAGTCCGCCGAACGTGGACATGCCGCGCACCACCTTCACCTGGTGCTCGAAGGCATTCCTTTGGGCATACCTCATTTACGCCTGCGAAACTATCGTTGTGCTTGTAGTGGCCCACGAGCGTATCAACAAGTTCATCTCAACAAGCGACAAACGATTTGACGAAGTCATCTACAATATCATCTTTATGTCAATCCTGGTGCCTCACTTTCTACTACCGGTAGCTTCATGGCGCAACGGATCGGAGGTGGCCAAATTCAAGAACATGTGGACGGACTATCAGTACAAGTATCTGATCGTCACGGGGAAGCCGATCGTTTTCCCCAAGCTCTATCCCATCACGTGGGCGTTGTGTATCTTCTCGTGGACACTGAGCTTTATCATCATCCTATCGCAGTACTATCTGCAGCCGGATTTTCAATTCACTCATACCTTCGCCTATTTTCACATTGTAGCAATGCTAAATGGATTCTGCAGTCTTTG GTTTGTCAATTGCACCGCTTTCGGTACTGCAAGCAAGGCATTCGCCAAAGAGTTAACGGACGTCCTGACCACCCAGCGTCCCGCGGCCAAGTTGACCGAGTACCGTCATCTATGGGTCGATTTAAGCCACATGATGCAACAGCTAG GTAAAGCTTATTCGAACATGTACGGTATATACTGCCTGGTGATATTCTTCACCACAATTATCGCCACCTACGGCGCACTGAGCGAAATTATCGAGCATGGAGCAACCTATAAGGAAGTCGGTTTATTTGTCATTGTTTTCTATTGTATGAGCTTGTTGTTCATCATCTGCAACGAGGCCCACCACGCTTCGAAAAGG GTTGGACTGAATTTTCAGGAACGTCTGCTGAATGTTAATTTGACGGCCGTTGACAAAGCGACCCAGAAGGAGGTGGAAATGTTTCTAGTCGCCATCGATAAAAATCCACCAACCATGAATCTCGATGGCTACGCCAATATCAATCGAGGATTAATCACGTCG AACATTTCCTTTATGGCCACTTACTTAGTGGTCCTGATGCAATTTAAGCTGACTCTACTGCGGCAGAGCGCCAAGAACGCATTTATCTCATCGCTGAAAGCAA
- the LOC131210284 gene encoding small ribosomal subunit protein uS17: MADQNIRAFQKQLGINLNRKVVNKKKGLRMHRSIGLGFKTPKEAIVGTYIDKKCPFTGHISIRGRILTGVVRKMKMQRTIVIRRDYLHFIRKYDRFEKRHKNVSVHLSPCFRDVEAGDIVTVGECRPLSKTVRFNVLKVSKLAGSKKKFSKF; the protein is encoded by the exons ATGGCCGATCAG AATATCCGTGCGTTCCAAAAGCAGTTAGGTATTAACCTAAACCGCAAGGTGGTCAACAAGAAGAAGGGGCTGCGCATGCACCGCAGCATTGGCCTTGGATTCAAAACTCCCAAAGAG GCCATCGTCGGTACGTACATTGACAAGAAATGCCCTTTCACCGGTCACATCTCGATTCGTGGTCGCATCTTGACTGGCGTGGTGCGTAAGATGAAAATGCAGCGTACGATTGTCATCCGCCGTGACTATCTACACTTCATCCGAAAGTACGATCGTTTCGAGAAACGGCACAAAAACGTGAGCGTACACTTGTCGCCGTGCTTCCG CGACGTTGAAGCCGGAGATATTGTGACCGTCGGTGAATGCAGACCGCTTTCGAAAACCGTGCGCTTCAATGTGCTTAAGGTGAGCAAGCTCGCTGGATCGAAGAAGAAGTTCAGCAAGTTTTAA
- the LOC131210283 gene encoding thioredoxin-related transmembrane protein 2 homolog, with translation MTFTKDLVLLLKPYYWVNILMSISYIVAKRAPFICNYLWTYLFQQEDQCELDGRETEILFFLLIVVMIRTRKTGSVTMINYLTSSFMYTKIANLGLWFYNDIRLGLIYFVLFILVALLLPEPTYTGPENVVYFRTENGLEEELEKDKRVTWLVTFYTVWNPACVNYAPIFSELSNEYSLPNLKFGKLDVGRFPKIGEKYHISDSSFSKQLPTMILFRQGKEVARRPFADSKGKLVKFFFSADNVKVGFDLNNLYKECRENPIKAIKSIAEKKKN, from the coding sequence ATGACCTTTACGAAAGATTTGGTGCTACTGCTGAAACCCTATTATTGGGTCAACATTCTCATGAGCATTTCTTACATAGTGGCTAAAAGAGCTCCGTTCATTTGCAACTATTTATGGACTTACCTGTTTCAGCAAGAAGACCAGTGCGAGCTAGATGGCCGCGAAACGGAAATTCTGTTCTTCCTGCTAATCGTGGTCATGATCCGGACGCGTAAAACGGGCAGTGTGACGATGATCAATTATCTCACCTCTAGTTTCATGTACACCAAAATAGCGAACCTCGGTCTGTGGTTCTACAACGATATTCGCCTGGGCTTGATTTATTTCGTGCTCTTCATCCTGGTCGCGCTGCTGCTACCAGAGCCCACGTACACTGGTCCTGAGAATGTGGTCTACTTCCGTACGGAGAACGGGTTAGAAGAAGAACTGGAAAAGGACAAGCGTGTTACTTGGCTGGTGACATTTTACACAGTGTGGAATCCGGCGTGCGTCAATTACGCTCCCATCTTCTCCGAACTATCGAACGAGTACTCGCTGCCAAATCTAAAGTTCGGCAAGCTGGATGTCGGCCGATTCCCTAAAATAGGCGAGAAGTATCACATATCCGACAGTTCCTTCAGCAAACAGCTTCCGACTATGATCCTGTTCCGACAGGGTAAGGAAGTGGCACGACGTCCGTTCGCAGACAGCAAAGGCAAGCTGGTGAAGTTCTTCTTTTCCGCCGACAATGTGAAGGTTGGGTTTGATCTGAACAACCTGTACAAGGAATGCCGcgaaaatccaattaaagccatcaaatcaattgcagagaaaaagaaaaattag